One genomic region from Chelmon rostratus isolate fCheRos1 chromosome 11, fCheRos1.pri, whole genome shotgun sequence encodes:
- the plekhh2 gene encoding pleckstrin homology domain-containing family H member 2 yields MAEGEEAMSQEDWKEKCMVLEALLMKFRVQIIKIRELTADKIQQLETQVIDAEKRAFTAHQQVQWMEEKLKAPDGQSGDSEVRLFERCQELQALVQEKEDVIAQLEQQLEEQKQIRLQDAKTVEEKAAKIKEWVMLKLSEFEVENAALRETNKQQEAQIEELQKQVQAFEKKCGGGRGVLCRPGEAQRLSSLTFGCFQVRGKNPQVLTGPAPSQRTLSTQGEAEGRDKTEKSSKHAASSGTDGEVQRPDQTLEDDSASESLAENASGPASRGVSSVLSSAASEVEGGGGCQGRGGGGGGGVCGLEFSRPGSETYLTASDDSSSLFDDDMQRAERPGFSLLGSSEGTLGGCKEGEEGAHRAKLEDCTSEELNKRFQSQRLDSSSSSSEPNTPSPILTPALTPKRPNPPQDLRDNPASPKQPRLRTPAGFGLMNVALAKKHLSQPPISSEAAHGQTRNALSMLRPLRPQETDLDQEQEVGMETGRDTPPQVLPSPTCPSLRSSPGPPGPGTEISPERQDCDSSAPGSKPPTPPLHRLPSWESRIYAVAKSGIRLSETSCTDPASKDPSLQSSYPAFVMYTSLIYKNMTTPVYTTLKGKATLLSSSPFSDESSSSEESSSSGEEDGSLCSSHTSSSSRKDSSPGSPRSLKRAVSMSSMTSESDYAIPPDAYSTDTECSEPEQKLPKTCSAASDNGKSEPMEKSGYLLKMVKTWKKTWKRRWFVLKDGELLYYKSPSDVIRKPQGQIEVNATSSIARGEGKQVLQIVTGKRVYYLKADSPNLLEEWLRVLQSVLRVKAASPLFTQPDIRPGMRGLLIKVKHGYSKRVWCALIGKTLYYFRSQEDKFPLGQIKLWEARVEEVDRSRDSGDDLKACGRGLQAASFTIAVHPQEQGPTYLLIESRHEKDSWLYHLSVAAGTTVGKVGTEFEQLVGKLYQLDGDPSSQSWRHPTLCFSKEALSSPLTTLPSQALQTEAVKLFKTCQLFINVAIDAPAIDYHVSLAQSALQVCLAHPELQNEFFCQLIKQTRRRQPHGHPGPLQGWQFLALCVGLFLPQHPFLWLLQVHLNRHGDSRTEVGKYAIYCQRSMERTQQKGERQARPSRMEILSILLRNPYHHSLPFSVPVHFLNNTYQVVSFDASTTVDEFQCRLNQDTGMRKTGLSGFSLYTDDPTGRELEHCLQGSIKVCDIISKWEHASKEQHTGKSENTRTVRLTYKNRLYFSLQVRGESERERLLLAYQTNEAIVAGHFPVNKELALEMAALLAQVEFGDFERPFSAPGSAATKSSQTLKQVLDRFYPKHYRRTASEEQHRQLLQRLSARWASLRGRSSSECVRIYLTVARKWPFFGAKLFEAESITPSPEQGVRVWLAVHEDGISVLEHNSVKPLVSHPYKNLMTFGGCKQDFMLVVGQSISTNASKDKPTEKHLFAMDASKIREITLLISSYVNSAHQQKAAAHHLSAPALMVAQPVSLKCKELRSKSPPALGRPSKAPTLL; encoded by the exons ATTCAACAACTGGAGACTCAGGTGATCGATGCCGAGAAACGGGCTTTCACCGCTCACCAGCAG GTGCAGtggatggaggagaagctgaaagCTCCAGACGGTCAGTCCGGAGACTCCGAGGTGCGTTTGTTTGAACGGTGCCAGGAGCTGCAGGCCTTggtgcaggagaaggaggacgtCATCgcccagctggagcagcagctggaggagcag AAACAGATCCGACTTCAGGATGCAAagacagtggaggagaaagcagCTAAGATCAAGGAATGGGTGATGCTGAAGTTGTCCGAG TTTGAGGTGGAGAACGCAGCATTAAGAGAAACCAACAAGCAACAGGAGGCTCAGATTGAGGAGCTACAGAAACAAGTGCAGG cctttGAGAAGAAGTGTGGCGGTGGACGAGGAGTCCTGTGCAGACCAGGAGAGGCCCAGCGTCTCAGCAGCCTGACGTTTGGCTGTTTCCAGGTGAGGGGGAAAAACCCCCAGGTCCTTACTGGACCGGCACCCTCCCAGAGGACCCTGAGCACCCAGGGAGAGGCTGAGGGCAGAGATAAAACCG AGAAGAGCAGTAAGCACGCCGCCTCCTCAGGGACGGACGGTGAAGTCCAGAGGCCTGACCAAACTCTGGAGGATGACAGTGCATCTGAAAGCCTGGCCGAGAATGCGAGTGGACCAGCGTCTCGTGGCGTCTCCTCCGTGCTCTCCAGCGCTGCgtcagaggtggagggaggaggagggtgccagggcagaggaggaggaggaggaggtggagtgtGCGGTCTGGAGTTCAGCCGCCCCGGCAGCGAGACCTACCTGACCGCTTCTGACgacagcagctctctgtttgACGATGACATGCAGCGCGCGGAGCGGCCCGGCTTCAGCCTGCTGGGGTCGTCAGAGGGGACGCTGGGGGGGTGtaaggagggagaggagggggcacACAGGGCCAAGCTGGAGGACTGCACCTCCGAGGAGCTCAACAAGCGCTTCCAGTCGCAGAGACTTgactcctcatcctcttccagCGAACCCAACACCCCCAGCCCCATCCTCACGCCAGCCCTCACCCCAAAGCGACCCAACCCACCTCAGGACCTAAGGGACAACCCCGCCTCACCCAAACAGCCCCGGCTGCGGACCCCAGCAGGGTTCGGCCTGATGAATGTGGCTCTGGCCAAGAAACACCTGAGCCAGCCGCCGATCAGCAGTGAGGCAGCACACGGACAAACGCGTAACGCTCTCAGCATGCTGCGCCCCCTCCGCCCACAGGAGACCGACCTCGACCAGGAGCAGGAGGTTGGCATGGAGACGGGCAGGGACACGCCTCCTCAAGTCCTCCCCAGTCCTACCTGTCCATCCTTGCGGAGCTCACCTGGTCCACCGGGACCCGGTACAGAGATCAGCCCAGAGAGGCAAGACTGTGACAGCTCTGCACCTGGCAGCAAACCTCCCACACCCCCTCTACACAGGCTGCCCTCCTGG GAGAGTCGTATCTATGCTGTGGCTAAATCAGGAATCAGACTGTCTGAGACGTCCTGCACAGACCCTGCCAGCAAAG ACCCCTCCCTCCAGTCGTCCTATCCTGCCTTTGTAATGTACACATCCCTCATCTACAAAAACATGACTACTCCAGTTTACACCACTCTGAAGGGG AAAGCCactctgctgagcagcagcccGTTCTCAGATGAGTCGTCCAGCTCCGAGGAGTCGTCTAGTTCCGGAGAGGAGGACggctccctctgcagctctcacacctcctccagctcccgCAAGGACAGCAGCCCCGGCAGCCCGCGCTCCCTCAAGAGAG ctgtgtcCATGTCCTCAATGACTTCAGAGAGCGACTACGCCATCCCTCCCGATGCCTACTCCACCGACACAGAGTGCTCCGAACCAGAGCAGAAACTCCCCAAGACCTGCTCTGCAGCCAGTGACAACGGCAAgagt GAACCGATGGAGAAGTCAGGCTACCTGTTGAAGATGGTGAAGACCTGGAAGAAAACATGGAAGAGACGCTGGTTTGTCCTCAAAGACGGAGAGCTGCTCTACTATAAATCACCT AGTGATGTGATCAGGAAACCTCAAGGTCAGATCGAGGTCAACGCCACCAGCAGCATCGCCCGTGGAGAGGGGAAACAAGTCCTCCAG ATAGTGACGGGGAAGCGTGTGTACTACCTGAAGGCTGACTCTCCGAACCTGCTGGAGGAGTGGCTCAGGGTGCTGCAGAGCGTGCTCAGGGTGAAAGCTGCCAGTCCTCTCTTCACCCAGCCGGACATTCGCCCCGGCATGAGGGGACTGCTCATCAAG GTGAAGCACGGCTACTCTAAGCGGGTTTGGTGTGCTCTGATTGGCAAAACCTTGTACTATTTCCGCAGCCAAGAGGACAAG TTCCCCCTGGGTCAGATCAAGCTGTGGGAGGCCCGGGTGGAGGAGGTTGACAGGTCAAGAGACTCAGGTGACGACCTGAAGGCATGTGGGCGGGGCTTGCAGGCTGCATCTTTTACCATCGCCGTCCACCCGCAGGAGCAAGGACCGACCTACCTGCTGATAGAGTCCCGCCACGAGAAG GATTCGTGGCTGTACCATCTGTCTGTGGCGGCGGGCACCACAGTGGGTAAAGTGGGCACTGAGTTCGAACAGCTGGTGGGAAAACTCTACCAACTGGACGGAGATCCAA gctcTCAGAGCTGGAGACATCCCACATTGTGTTTCAGTAAGGAAGCTCTGTCGTCCCCTCTCACCACCCTGCCCTCACAAGCTCTGCAGACAGAGGCCGTCAAACTCTTcaag ACTTGTCAGCTTTTCATCAACGTGGCCATCGATGCTCCGGCCATTGACTACCATGTGTCGCTGGCCCAGAGTGCCTTGCAGGTGTGTCTGGCCCACCCCGAGCTTCAGAATGAGTTCTTCTGCCAGCTCATTAAACAGACCCGCAGGAGGCAGCCGCACGGCCATCCAGGACCCCTGCAG GGCTGGCAGTTTCTAGCCCTGTGTGTGGGACTGTTTCTGCCTCAGCATCCGTTCCTCTGGCTGCTCCAGGTTCACCTCAATAGACACGGGGACTCCAG GACTGAGGTGGGTAAGTATGCCATCTACTGCCAGCGCTCTATGGAGCGAACCCAGCAGAAGGGCGAGAGGCAGGCCAGGCCGTCCCGTATGGAGATCCTGTCGATCCTGCTGAGGAATCCCTATCATCACTCCCTGCCGTTCAGCGTGCCTGTTCACTTCCTCAATAACACCTACCAG GTGGTGAGCTTCGATGCTTCGACCACAGTGGACGAGTTCCAGTGTCGCCTCAACCAGGACACCGGCATGAGGAAAACGGGGCTGTCTGGTTTCAGCTTGTACACTGATGACCCCACTGGACGAGAGCTGGAACACTGCCTGCAGGGGAGCATCAAG GTTTGTGACATCATCTCCAAGTGGGAGCACGCCTCTAAGGAGCAGCACACTGGCAAGTCCGAGAACACCAGGACTGTCCGCCTCACCTACAAGAACAG GCTCTACTTCTCTCTCCAGGTCAGGGgggagtcagagagggagaggttgCTGCTGGCTTATCAGACAAATGAGGCCATCGTAGCGGGACACTTCCCTGTCAACAAGGAACTGGCTCTGGAGATGGCTGCCCTGCTGGCCCAG gtgGAGTTTGGGGATTTTGAGCGCCCCTTCTCTGCTCCTGGATCAGCCGCGACCAAGTCTAGCCAAACGCTGAAACAGGTTCTGGACAGATTCTACCCGAAGCATTACCGCAGGACCGCGTCTGAGGAGCAGCACAG acAACTGCTGCAGCGTCTCTCTGCCCGCTGGGCCTCCCTCAGGGGTCGAAGTTCATCCGAGTGCGTCAGGATCTACCTAACCGTGGCCAGGAAGTGGCCTTTCTTTGGTGCCAAGTTATTTGAAGCAGAG tccaTCACTCCCTCCCCAGAGCAGGGTGTGCGTGTTTGGCTGGCAGTGCATGAAGATGGTATCAGTGTTCTGGAACACAACTCTGTT aAACCACTGGTGTCCCACCCCTACAAGAACCTGATGACATTTGGAGGCTGCAAGCAGGACTTCATGCTGGTTGTGGGGCAGAGCATCAGCACCAACGCGAGCAAAGACAAACCTACAGAGAAACATCTGTTTGCAATGGACGCCTCCAAG ATCAGGGAGATCACCCTCCTCATCTCCAGCTACGTCAACAGCGCTCATCAGCAGAAGGCGGCCGCCCACCACCTCTCCGCGCCGGCTCTGATGGTGGCCCAGCCCGTCAGCCTGAAGTGCAAAGAGCTGAGGAGCAAATCCCCGCCGGCGCTGGGACGCCCCAGCAAGGCGCCCACGCTGCTGTGA
- the epcam gene encoding epithelial cell adhesion molecule has translation MKLWIVVVLAAFAAGASAQSCSCETMKWATCDGTPCECKITLESKVHQTLDCNKLVPKCFLMKAEMYRAKNNLGTRTLGGKPVEEAFVDNDGIYDPDCENDGKFKAKQCNNTEECWCVNSAGVRRTDKGDKNLKCEKLVETYWVRLQLTHKPVKGEVDVKTLKTAIGDAINKRYKNFNKDFVDNVEYDPKARMIVVDVKKPKGERQTDLANMAYYMEKDVKVLPLFKNQDKFEPTVGSEKLEMDSILVYYVDEEAPTFTMKNLSGGIIAVIVVVVLAVVAGLLVLFFARKRSQRYNKAQQREMEAM, from the exons ATGAAACTCTGGATTGTTGTCGTCCTCGCCGCCTTCGCGGCCGGAGCCTCAGCTCAAAGCTGCA GCTGTGAAACTATGAAGTGGGCGACCTGTGATGGAACCCCATGTGAGTGCAAAATTACGCTCGAGAGCAAAGTGCATCAGACGCTGGACTGCAACAAAT TGGTCCCTAAGTGCTTCTTGATGAAGGCTGAGATGTACAGAGCTAAAAACAACCTGGGAACCCGGACGCTGGGAGGAAAGCCGGTGGAGGAGGCCTTCGTGGACAACGATGGCATCTACGACCCCGACTGCGAGAACGACGGCAAATTCAAGGCCAAGCAGTGCAACAACACGGAGGAGTGCTGGTGCGTCAACAGCGCTGGCGTTCGTCGAACTGACAAGGGAGACAAGAACCTCAAGTGTGAGAAGCTTGTGGAGACCTA ctgggTCCGTCTtcagctgacacacaaaccAGTGAAGGGTGAAGTGGATGTTAAGACTCTGAAGAC CGCCATCGGAGACGCCATTAACAAGCGTTACAAGAACTTCAACAAGGACTTTGTGGACAATGTGGAG tATGACCCCAAGGCCCGCATGATTGTGGTGGATGTGAAGAAGCCAAAGGGAGAGCGGCAGACTGACCTGGCCAATATGGCCTACTACATGGAGAAAGAT GTGAAGGTGCTGCCCCTGTTCAAGAACCAAGACAAGTTTGAGCCAACTGTGGGCAGCGAGAAGCTGGAGATGGACAGCATCCTGGTGTACTACGTGGACGAGGAGGCCCCGACTTTCACCATGAAGAACCTGTCGGGCGGGATCATCGCTGTCAtcgtggtggtggtgctggctGTGGTTGCTGGCTTGCTGGTCCTG TTCTTCGCCAGGAAGCGAAGTCAGCGGTACAACAAAGCTCAG CAAAGGGAGATGGAGGCCATGTAA